Proteins from one Bradyrhizobium amphicarpaeae genomic window:
- a CDS encoding LLM class flavin-dependent oxidoreductase: MKFGIFYELQLPRPWVAGDELALYQNALTQMELADRLGYDHAWVVEHHFLEEYSHSPSPESFLAAASQRTKNIRLGHGILQLTTNHPARVAERVAVLDLLSNGRCEFGMGESASITELTPFGRDMETKKEVFEEAVAAIFPMFKDAGSEHHGKYFDIPLRNVVPKPVQKPHPPLWMACSQLPTIERAGRHGFGALGFQFVSADAAHAWVHAYYNAMTKRLQKLADYQINPNMALVSFFMCAKTDEEARARADGATFFQFALRFYGAAQNRQRPAPYTVNMWDEYNKWKRDNPEAQEAALRGGLIGSPETIRRKLKRFQSSHIDQVILLNQAGKNSHEHICESLELFGREVMPEFQNDPAQEVWKQGVMSGEIKLEEIDTEAFTDRYGKLAINVPPAKAG; the protein is encoded by the coding sequence ATGAAGTTCGGCATCTTCTACGAGCTGCAACTGCCGCGGCCCTGGGTGGCCGGCGACGAGCTCGCCCTCTACCAGAACGCGCTGACGCAGATGGAGCTCGCAGACCGGCTCGGCTACGACCACGCCTGGGTGGTCGAGCATCATTTCCTCGAGGAATATTCGCACTCGCCCTCGCCGGAATCTTTCCTCGCCGCCGCCAGCCAGCGCACGAAGAACATCCGGCTCGGCCACGGCATCCTGCAGCTCACCACCAACCATCCGGCGCGCGTCGCCGAACGGGTCGCGGTGCTGGATCTGCTGAGCAACGGCCGCTGCGAGTTCGGCATGGGCGAGAGTGCCTCCATCACCGAGCTCACCCCGTTCGGCCGCGACATGGAGACCAAGAAGGAAGTGTTCGAGGAGGCCGTCGCCGCGATCTTCCCGATGTTCAAGGACGCCGGCAGCGAGCACCACGGCAAATATTTCGACATCCCCTTGCGCAACGTCGTCCCGAAACCCGTGCAGAAGCCGCATCCGCCGCTGTGGATGGCGTGCTCGCAGCTGCCGACCATCGAGCGCGCCGGCCGTCACGGCTTTGGCGCACTCGGCTTCCAGTTCGTCAGCGCAGATGCCGCGCATGCCTGGGTGCACGCCTATTACAACGCGATGACCAAACGGCTTCAAAAGCTCGCCGACTACCAGATCAATCCGAACATGGCGCTGGTGTCGTTCTTCATGTGCGCCAAGACCGACGAGGAGGCGCGGGCCCGCGCCGACGGCGCCACCTTCTTCCAGTTCGCGCTGCGCTTCTACGGCGCCGCGCAGAACCGCCAGCGTCCCGCGCCCTACACCGTCAACATGTGGGACGAGTACAACAAGTGGAAGCGCGACAATCCGGAAGCGCAGGAGGCGGCACTGCGCGGCGGCCTGATCGGGTCGCCCGAGACCATCCGCAGGAAGCTGAAGCGATTCCAGTCCTCGCATATCGACCAGGTCATCCTGCTCAACCAGGCCGGAAAGAACAGCCACGAGCACATCTGCGAATCGCTCGAGCTGTTCGGCCGTGAGGTGATGCCGGAATTCCAGAACGATCCGGCGCAGGAAGTGTGGAAGCAGGGCGTGATGAGTGGCGAGATCAAGCTGGAGGAGATCGACACCGAAGCGTTTACCGACCGCTACGGCAAGCTCGCAATCAACGTTCCGCCGGCGAAGGCGGGATAA
- the napE gene encoding periplasmic nitrate reductase, NapE protein yields MSAPDDAMSRVRRKRMEIFAFLFLTAVVMPVLAVGTVGSYGLGVWIYQMFAGPPGPPPSPH; encoded by the coding sequence ATGTCGGCACCAGACGACGCGATGTCGCGCGTGCGCCGTAAGCGCATGGAGATTTTCGCCTTCCTGTTCCTGACCGCGGTCGTGATGCCCGTCCTCGCGGTCGGAACTGTGGGCAGCTACGGCCTCGGCGTCTGGATCTACCAGATGTTTGCCGGCCCTCCCGGCCCGCCGCCCTCCCCGCATTGA
- a CDS encoding chaperone NapD — protein sequence MANATLNRRALITGRVLSADPVVAPPGCEIASIIVQARPERLAELEAAITALAGCEIHGRDPRGKLIVVTEAPDSGSLGTLLNTIQSLPDVYSAALVFHAIETA from the coding sequence ATGGCCAACGCCACACTCAATCGCCGCGCCTTGATCACCGGCCGGGTGCTCAGCGCCGACCCGGTCGTCGCTCCGCCGGGCTGCGAGATCGCCAGCATCATCGTGCAGGCGCGCCCAGAGCGACTCGCCGAGCTCGAAGCCGCGATCACGGCCCTTGCCGGCTGCGAGATCCACGGCCGCGATCCGCGCGGTAAGCTCATCGTCGTGACCGAGGCGCCGGATTCCGGCAGCCTCGGCACCCTGCTCAACACCATCCAGTCACTGCCCGACGTCTATTCCGCGGCGCTGGTTTTCCACGCCATCGAAACCGCCTGA
- the napA gene encoding nitrate reductase catalytic subunit NapA yields the protein MTSPKLDRRQMLKLEAAAIAATAAGMPVPALAANLVAERDVAELKWDKAACRFCGTGCSVMVATKDNRVVATHGDTKAEVNRGLNCVKGYFLSKIMYGHDRLTQPMLRKTNGKYDKNGEFTPVSWTEAFDIMEVKWKEAIKKRGPNGVAMFGSGQWTIWEGYAASKLFKAGFRTNNIDPNARHCMASAVAGMMRTFGIDEPPGCYDDIEATDAFVLWGSNMAEMHPILWTRVADRRLSAPHVRVAVLSTFEHRSFDLADIGMIFKPQTDLYLLNAIANHIIKTGRVNKDFVAAHTVFKRGQTDIGYGLRPEHPLQKKATGAAKANDSTDMTYDEYVKFVSDYTLEKAAEMSGVPMNRLEAIAELYADPKTKVVSFWTMGFNQHTRGVWCNNLIYNIHLLTGKISSPGNSPFSLTGQPSACGTAREVGTFSHRLPADMVVTNKEHRTKAEHLWLLPEGTIPDKPGAHAVLQSRMLKDGLINAYWVQVNNNLQAGPNANEETYPGFRNPDNFIVVSDAYPSVTALAADLILPTAMWVEKEGAYGNAERRTQFWHQLVSAPGESKSDLWQLMEFSKRFKIEEVWPEELIAKKPDVRGKTLFDVLYRNGQVDKFPVSDIEPGYANDESKAFGFYVHKGLFEEYAAFGRGHGHDLAPFDTYHRERGLRWPVVNGQETKWRFREGSDPYVKQGTDVQFYGHPDGKARIFALPYEPPAESPDGEYPFWLSTGRVLEHWHSGTMTRRVPELYKAFPEAVCFMHPDDAQDAKIRRGDEVKVVSRRGFIRARVETRGRDRPPRGLVFVPWFDESKLINKVTLDATDPISLQTDYKKCAVRIERVNLS from the coding sequence ATGACATCGCCAAAGCTCGACCGCCGCCAGATGCTGAAACTGGAGGCCGCCGCGATCGCGGCCACCGCCGCGGGCATGCCGGTGCCGGCGCTCGCCGCCAACCTCGTCGCCGAGCGCGACGTCGCCGAACTGAAATGGGACAAGGCCGCCTGCCGCTTCTGCGGTACCGGCTGCTCGGTCATGGTCGCGACCAAGGACAACCGCGTCGTCGCCACCCACGGCGACACCAAGGCCGAGGTCAATCGCGGCCTCAACTGCGTCAAGGGGTATTTCCTCTCCAAGATCATGTACGGCCATGACCGCCTGACGCAGCCGATGCTGCGCAAGACCAACGGCAAGTACGACAAGAACGGCGAGTTCACGCCCGTGTCCTGGACCGAAGCCTTCGACATCATGGAGGTGAAGTGGAAGGAGGCGATCAAGAAACGCGGCCCGAACGGCGTCGCCATGTTCGGCTCCGGCCAGTGGACGATCTGGGAGGGCTATGCCGCCTCGAAGCTGTTCAAGGCCGGCTTCCGCACCAACAACATCGATCCCAATGCGCGTCACTGCATGGCCTCCGCGGTCGCCGGCATGATGCGCACCTTCGGGATCGACGAGCCGCCCGGCTGCTATGACGACATCGAGGCCACCGACGCCTTCGTGCTGTGGGGCTCCAACATGGCGGAGATGCATCCGATCCTGTGGACGCGCGTGGCCGACCGCCGGCTCTCCGCGCCGCATGTCCGCGTCGCCGTACTCTCGACCTTCGAGCACCGCTCGTTCGACCTCGCCGACATCGGCATGATCTTCAAGCCGCAGACCGACCTCTATTTGCTGAACGCCATCGCCAACCACATCATCAAGACCGGCCGCGTCAACAAGGACTTCGTTGCCGCGCATACCGTGTTCAAGCGCGGCCAGACCGACATCGGCTATGGCCTGCGGCCGGAGCATCCGCTGCAGAAGAAGGCGACCGGCGCGGCCAAGGCCAACGACTCCACCGACATGACCTACGACGAATACGTCAAGTTCGTCTCGGACTACACGCTGGAGAAGGCGGCCGAGATGTCCGGCGTGCCGATGAACCGGCTGGAGGCGATCGCCGAGCTCTACGCCGACCCCAAGACCAAGGTGGTCTCGTTCTGGACCATGGGCTTCAACCAGCACACCCGCGGCGTCTGGTGCAACAACCTCATTTACAACATCCACCTCCTGACCGGAAAGATCTCCTCGCCCGGCAACAGCCCGTTCTCGCTGACCGGCCAGCCCTCGGCCTGCGGCACCGCGCGCGAAGTCGGCACCTTCTCGCACCGGCTGCCGGCCGACATGGTCGTGACCAACAAGGAGCACCGCACCAAGGCCGAGCACCTCTGGCTGCTCCCCGAGGGTACCATTCCCGACAAGCCCGGCGCCCACGCCGTGCTGCAGAGCCGGATGCTGAAGGACGGCCTGATCAACGCCTATTGGGTGCAGGTCAACAACAACCTCCAGGCCGGCCCCAACGCCAACGAGGAGACTTATCCGGGCTTCCGCAATCCCGACAATTTCATTGTGGTATCCGATGCCTATCCGTCGGTGACGGCGCTTGCCGCCGACCTGATCCTGCCGACCGCGATGTGGGTGGAGAAGGAAGGCGCCTACGGCAATGCCGAGCGGCGCACCCAGTTCTGGCATCAGCTCGTGTCCGCGCCGGGCGAGTCGAAATCCGATCTCTGGCAGCTCATGGAGTTCTCCAAGCGCTTCAAGATCGAGGAGGTCTGGCCCGAGGAGCTGATCGCCAAGAAGCCCGACGTTCGCGGCAAGACGCTGTTCGACGTGCTCTACCGGAACGGCCAGGTCGACAAATTCCCCGTGAGCGACATCGAGCCCGGTTATGCCAACGACGAGTCCAAGGCGTTCGGTTTCTACGTCCACAAGGGCCTGTTCGAGGAATACGCCGCGTTCGGCCGCGGCCATGGCCACGACCTCGCGCCGTTCGACACCTATCACAGGGAGCGCGGCCTGCGCTGGCCCGTCGTCAACGGCCAGGAAACCAAATGGCGCTTCCGCGAGGGCAGCGACCCCTACGTCAAGCAGGGCACCGACGTGCAATTCTACGGCCACCCGGACGGCAAGGCGCGCATCTTCGCGCTGCCCTACGAGCCGCCGGCGGAATCGCCCGACGGCGAATATCCGTTCTGGCTCTCGACCGGCCGCGTGCTGGAGCACTGGCACTCCGGCACCATGACGCGCCGCGTGCCCGAGCTCTACAAGGCGTTCCCCGAGGCCGTCTGCTTCATGCATCCGGATGACGCGCAGGACGCGAAGATCCGGCGCGGCGACGAGGTGAAGGTGGTGTCCCGCCGCGGCTTCATCCGCGCCCGTGTCGAGACCCGCGGCCGCGACCGGCCGCCGCGTGGGCTGGTGTTCGTGCCGTGGTTCGACGAATCCAAGCTGATCAACAAGGTGACGCTGGACGCCACCGATCCGATCTCGCTGCAAACCGACTACAAGAAGTGCGCCGTCCGTATCGAGCGGGTGAACCTGTCATGA
- a CDS encoding nitrate reductase cytochrome c-type subunit, producing the protein MMKRTAIALLAVVIAAGVSSLTAQTVTSGLRGPTPLNDEGPAPPMTPMRNTSEREVRNYPEQPPVIPHSIDGYQVDLNGNKCLSCHARARIAESKAPMVSITHFMDRDGQFLASVSPRRFFCTECHVPQNVTTPPVSNDFTDIDTLLSRSSPGGRR; encoded by the coding sequence ATGATGAAACGAACAGCAATCGCCCTGCTCGCGGTCGTGATCGCCGCGGGCGTCAGCTCGCTGACCGCGCAGACGGTGACCTCCGGCCTGCGCGGCCCGACCCCGCTCAACGACGAAGGCCCGGCGCCACCGATGACGCCGATGCGCAACACGTCTGAACGGGAGGTGCGCAACTATCCTGAACAGCCTCCGGTGATCCCGCATTCGATCGACGGCTACCAGGTCGACCTCAACGGCAACAAGTGCCTGTCCTGCCACGCGCGGGCACGCATCGCGGAATCAAAGGCGCCGATGGTCTCGATCACGCATTTCATGGACCGTGACGGCCAGTTCCTGGCCTCGGTGTCGCCGCGGCGGTTCTTCTGCACGGAATGTCATGTGCCGCAGAACGTCACCACGCCGCCCGTGAGCAACGACTTCACCGACATCGACACGCTGCTGTCGCGCTCGAGCCCAGGTGGACGGCGATGA
- a CDS encoding NapC/NirT family cytochrome c, whose product MTTTADGPNAELKTKRGFIARSWGFALELWRVLTRPSSVFALGTLVLAGFVAGVIFWGGFNTALEITNTEKFCTGCHEMKDNVFAELKSTIHFSNRSGVRATCPDCHVPHNWTDKIARKMQASKEVWGKIFGTINTREKFQDHRLELAAHEWARFKANDSLECRNCHSADSMDITKQSPRASVAHQRFLFTKEKTCIDCHKGIAHHLPDMRGVPGWQ is encoded by the coding sequence ATGACGACGACCGCTGACGGGCCCAATGCAGAGTTGAAAACCAAGCGCGGCTTCATCGCGCGGAGCTGGGGCTTTGCGCTGGAGCTCTGGCGGGTGCTGACCCGGCCGAGCTCGGTGTTCGCGCTCGGCACCCTGGTCCTGGCCGGATTCGTCGCCGGCGTGATCTTCTGGGGCGGCTTCAACACCGCGCTGGAGATCACCAACACCGAGAAGTTCTGCACCGGCTGCCACGAGATGAAGGACAACGTCTTCGCCGAGCTGAAGTCGACGATCCATTTCAGCAACCGCTCCGGCGTCCGCGCGACCTGCCCGGACTGCCACGTGCCGCACAACTGGACCGACAAGATCGCGCGCAAGATGCAGGCGTCCAAGGAAGTCTGGGGCAAGATTTTCGGCACGATCAACACGCGGGAGAAATTCCAGGACCACCGCCTCGAACTCGCCGCGCATGAGTGGGCACGTTTCAAGGCCAACGATTCGCTGGAATGCCGCAACTGCCACAGCGCCGATTCCATGGATATCACCAAGCAGTCGCCGCGCGCCTCGGTCGCCCACCAGCGCTTCCTGTTCACCAAGGAAAAGACCTGCATCGACTGCCACAAGGGCATCGCCCACCACCTGCCCGACATGCGCGGCGTTCCGGGCTGGCAGTAG
- a CDS encoding ATP-dependent DNA helicase, whose amino-acid sequence MATFTPHQDAALKAVGDWLKAKPGRNGTPPVFRLFGFAGTGKTTLARHIADGVDGEVKFAAFTGKAALVMRNKGCDDASTIHSLIYRARESGEEQPSFELWDDAPASKAKLIVIDECSMVDAELGRDLMSFDCPLLVLGDPAQLPPIQGGGFFTNTEPDAMLTEVHRQAQDDPIVRMSMDVREGRELDIGRYGESEVVSRKELDPDRVMGADQVLVGRNNTRRAYNMRVRQRQNIEDVFPVAGDKLVCLRNNRKKGLFNGGLWRVKSRNTSRSKSRILSMRLSPDEDFGHKVTKVSVRADCFEGGVEQIAWEQRKPYDEFDYGYVLTVHKSQGSQWDDVVLFDESFAFQDSRARWLYTGITRAAKRLSIVV is encoded by the coding sequence ATGGCCACCTTCACCCCGCATCAAGATGCCGCGCTCAAGGCCGTCGGCGACTGGCTCAAGGCCAAGCCGGGCCGTAACGGCACGCCGCCGGTGTTCCGCCTGTTCGGCTTCGCCGGCACCGGCAAGACCACGCTGGCCCGGCACATCGCCGACGGCGTCGACGGTGAGGTGAAGTTCGCCGCCTTCACCGGCAAGGCCGCGCTCGTCATGCGCAACAAGGGGTGCGACGACGCCTCCACCATCCACTCGCTGATCTACCGCGCCCGCGAATCCGGCGAGGAGCAACCGAGTTTCGAGTTGTGGGACGACGCGCCGGCCTCCAAGGCCAAGCTGATCGTGATCGACGAATGCTCGATGGTCGACGCTGAACTGGGGCGCGACCTGATGTCGTTCGACTGCCCGCTGCTGGTGCTGGGCGATCCCGCTCAGCTGCCGCCGATCCAGGGCGGCGGCTTCTTCACCAACACCGAGCCCGACGCGATGCTGACCGAGGTACACCGCCAGGCCCAGGACGATCCGATCGTGCGGATGTCGATGGACGTGCGCGAGGGACGCGAACTCGACATCGGCCGCTACGGCGAGAGCGAGGTGGTCTCGCGCAAGGAGCTCGACCCTGATCGCGTCATGGGCGCCGACCAGGTCCTGGTCGGCCGCAACAACACGCGACGCGCCTACAACATGCGGGTGCGCCAGCGCCAGAACATCGAGGACGTCTTCCCGGTCGCCGGCGACAAGCTGGTGTGCCTGCGCAACAACCGCAAGAAGGGCCTGTTCAACGGCGGCCTGTGGCGTGTGAAGTCGCGCAACACTTCGCGCTCGAAATCGCGCATTCTCAGCATGCGGCTGTCGCCGGACGAGGATTTCGGCCACAAGGTGACCAAGGTCTCGGTCCGCGCCGATTGCTTCGAGGGCGGCGTCGAGCAGATCGCCTGGGAGCAGCGCAAGCCCTATGACGAGTTCGACTATGGCTACGTGCTCACCGTGCACAAGTCGCAGGGCTCGCAATGGGACGACGTCGTGCTGTTCGACGAGAGCTTTGCGTTTCAGGACAGCCGCGCGAGGTGGCTGTACACGGGCATCACGCGGGCGGCGAAGCGCTTGAGCATCGTCGTGTGA
- a CDS encoding caspase family protein, whose product MLRVVSLTLVILAAGLFSAAADPQADDLTLCRDRQAETQARASACDNLLKTDKLGGKDKAIALSVRGNTLINKRDYDRAIETLSIAIDLDPDNVIALNLRGLAYERKGQDDLAMADYNLALQKRPAYGVPYNNRGVIYARRGALQSALDDFSLSIKYTPKFLLGWTNRARVRTLMKDFDGAIADFAEAEKIDPAAPQIASNRCITYGMMGKFDQAFADCNGLIERQPKNVYAINNRADVSMMKGDLDSALKDYNTAIQINPNNIRAHSGRGQIYERRKDLAQARADYRAAAYSLTKFDEPDVARARAVAQERLAALTLQAPTGATGRRVALVIGNGAYKNVHALPNPPRDAKLIASVLRDVGFQTVISVSDLTRDKFFDALKAFAEEAEKADWAVVYYAGHGFEIGGVNYLVPVDARLAADKDAETQAVALEQVIAAVGAARKMRLVVLDACRDNPFAPAMQRTLSLKLVDKGFSNIEPGAGFMVVYAAKHGETAMDGDGAANSPFATALAREIKQPRVEIRKLFDIIRDDVWAATKHGQQPFTYGSPPGREDFYFVAGK is encoded by the coding sequence ATGCTGCGCGTCGTTTCCCTGACCCTCGTCATCCTGGCCGCCGGATTGTTCAGCGCGGCCGCCGACCCGCAGGCCGACGATCTCACCCTCTGCCGCGACCGCCAGGCCGAGACCCAGGCCCGCGCGAGCGCCTGCGACAATCTGCTGAAGACCGACAAGCTCGGCGGCAAGGACAAGGCGATCGCGCTCTCCGTGCGCGGCAACACGCTGATCAACAAGCGCGATTACGACCGCGCGATCGAGACCCTGTCCATCGCGATCGATCTCGATCCTGATAACGTCATTGCCCTCAACCTGCGCGGCCTCGCCTATGAGCGCAAGGGCCAGGACGACCTCGCGATGGCGGACTACAACCTCGCTTTGCAGAAGCGCCCGGCCTACGGTGTCCCCTACAACAACAGGGGCGTCATCTACGCGCGCCGCGGCGCGCTGCAAAGCGCGCTCGACGATTTCAGCCTGTCGATCAAGTACACGCCGAAATTCCTGCTCGGATGGACCAATCGCGCCCGCGTACGCACGCTGATGAAGGATTTCGACGGCGCGATCGCCGATTTCGCCGAGGCCGAGAAGATCGACCCGGCCGCGCCGCAGATCGCCAGCAACCGCTGCATCACTTACGGCATGATGGGCAAGTTCGACCAGGCTTTTGCCGATTGCAACGGCCTGATCGAGCGGCAGCCGAAGAACGTGTACGCGATCAACAACCGCGCCGATGTCAGCATGATGAAGGGTGACCTCGATTCCGCGCTGAAGGATTACAACACGGCGATCCAGATCAATCCGAACAACATCCGCGCGCATTCCGGTCGCGGCCAGATCTACGAGCGGAGGAAAGATCTCGCGCAGGCGCGCGCCGACTACCGCGCTGCCGCCTATTCGCTGACGAAGTTCGACGAGCCCGACGTCGCGCGCGCCCGTGCCGTTGCGCAGGAGCGGCTCGCCGCGCTGACGCTGCAGGCGCCGACTGGGGCAACCGGGCGCCGCGTGGCGCTGGTGATCGGCAACGGCGCCTACAAGAACGTCCATGCCTTGCCCAATCCGCCGCGCGATGCCAAGCTGATCGCGAGCGTGCTGCGCGACGTCGGCTTCCAGACCGTGATTTCCGTCAGCGACCTCACCCGCGACAAGTTCTTCGACGCGTTGAAGGCCTTCGCGGAGGAAGCGGAGAAGGCCGACTGGGCCGTGGTCTATTACGCCGGCCACGGCTTCGAGATCGGCGGGGTGAACTATCTCGTTCCCGTCGACGCCAGGCTCGCCGCCGACAAGGACGCCGAGACGCAGGCGGTCGCGCTCGAGCAGGTGATCGCCGCGGTCGGTGCTGCGCGAAAAATGCGTCTCGTGGTCCTGGATGCCTGCCGCGACAATCCGTTCGCGCCCGCCATGCAGCGCACGCTGTCGCTGAAGCTGGTCGACAAGGGCTTCTCCAACATCGAGCCCGGCGCCGGCTTCATGGTGGTCTACGCCGCCAAGCACGGCGAGACCGCGATGGACGGCGACGGTGCCGCCAACAGCCCGTTCGCCACCGCGCTCGCCCGCGAGATCAAGCAGCCCCGCGTCGAGATCAGGAAACTGTTCGACATCATCCGCGACGACGTCTGGGCCGCGACGAAGCACGGGCAGCAGCCGTTCACCTACGGCTCGCCGCCGGGCAGGGAAGATTTTTATTTCGTGGCGGGGAAGTAG
- the msrA gene encoding peptide-methionine (S)-S-oxide reductase MsrA produces the protein MRRPVLLSLLAATTALGLAFAMPSRAAEEAVVIPAPAMDAAPASGIQTAVIAGGCFWGVQGVFQHTAGVVNAVSGYAGGTRATADYQTVSTGRTGHAEAVEIKYDPKKISYGKILQIYFSVAHDPTQLNRQGPDTGTQYRSAVFTTSDEQKKVAEAYIAQLNGAKVFSKPIVTKVGALEGFYPAEAYHQDYLTLHPNQPYIAYNDLPKVENLKKLFADNYIEKPTLVSASKATN, from the coding sequence ATGCGCCGACCTGTCCTGTTGTCCCTGCTCGCCGCAACTACCGCCCTCGGGCTCGCCTTCGCCATGCCGTCCCGGGCCGCAGAGGAAGCGGTCGTGATCCCCGCCCCCGCCATGGATGCGGCACCTGCGAGCGGGATCCAGACCGCCGTGATCGCCGGCGGCTGCTTCTGGGGCGTGCAGGGCGTGTTCCAGCACACCGCGGGCGTCGTCAACGCGGTCTCCGGCTATGCCGGCGGCACCAGGGCGACCGCGGACTACCAGACGGTCTCGACCGGCCGGACCGGCCATGCCGAGGCTGTCGAGATCAAGTACGATCCGAAGAAGATCTCCTACGGCAAGATCCTCCAGATCTACTTCTCGGTGGCGCACGACCCGACCCAGCTCAACCGCCAGGGCCCCGACACCGGCACGCAGTATCGTTCGGCCGTCTTCACCACCTCGGACGAGCAGAAGAAGGTGGCGGAGGCCTATATCGCCCAGCTCAACGGCGCCAAGGTCTTCAGCAAGCCGATCGTGACCAAGGTCGGCGCGCTGGAGGGGTTCTACCCGGCGGAGGCTTACCACCAGGACTATCTGACGCTGCACCCGAACCAGCCCTACATCGCCTATAACGACCTGCCCAAGGTCGAGAACCTGAAAAAGCTGTTCGCGGATAACTACATTGAGAAACCGACGCTGGTGAGTGCCAGCAAGGCCACCAACTGA
- the msrB gene encoding peptide-methionine (R)-S-oxide reductase MsrB, with protein sequence MPDTKMKTTDDKVIKSEEQWRRELSPMQYAVLREKATERPFSGEYEHDHRAGTYVCAGCGNMLFESDAKFDSGCGWPSFTQPAVESHVDEERDVSHGMIRTEVLCSKCSGHLGHVFPDGPGPTGLRYCINSAALKLEPK encoded by the coding sequence ATGCCCGACACCAAAATGAAGACCACAGACGACAAGGTCATCAAGAGCGAAGAGCAGTGGCGGCGCGAATTGTCGCCGATGCAGTACGCGGTGCTGCGTGAGAAGGCGACCGAGCGTCCCTTCTCGGGCGAGTACGAGCACGACCACCGCGCCGGCACCTATGTCTGCGCCGGCTGCGGCAACATGCTGTTCGAATCCGACGCCAAGTTCGATTCCGGCTGCGGCTGGCCGAGCTTCACCCAGCCCGCGGTCGAGAGCCATGTCGACGAGGAGCGCGACGTCAGCCACGGCATGATCCGCACCGAGGTGCTCTGCTCCAAATGCAGCGGCCATCTCGGCCACGTCTTCCCCGACGGCCCCGGGCCGACCGGGCTGCGCTACTGCATCAACTCGGCCGCGCTGAAGCTGGAGCCGAAATAA
- a CDS encoding DUF3309 family protein: MSLGTVLIILVIIYLLGGLSGRVGGYGYGMGHSGMGIGGVVLVVLVVLLLLGKL, translated from the coding sequence ATGTCACTCGGGACCGTCCTGATCATCCTGGTGATCATCTATCTGCTCGGCGGCCTGTCCGGCCGCGTGGGCGGTTACGGCTATGGCATGGGCCATTCCGGCATGGGGATCGGCGGCGTCGTCCTGGTGGTGCTGGTAGTCCTGCTGCTTCTCGGCAAACTATAA
- a CDS encoding DUF4112 domain-containing protein yields the protein MTMSDDDILAPRRSRSGPSRTTSGPEARGPIIDQDGREVRPETLEQGFREFRFELGKDNPFAGSPFGNLTREQRIARLEAIAKLLDVAFILPGTNIRYGIDGLIGLIPVIGDIITTAISLWLVREARALGAPWYVTARMLGNVALDGVVGLVPFAGDAFDVVFRANMRNVRLLRRWLDKQPRM from the coding sequence ATGACCATGTCCGACGACGACATCCTTGCTCCACGCAGATCCCGTTCGGGACCCTCGCGCACGACCTCCGGCCCGGAGGCGCGCGGGCCGATCATCGACCAGGACGGCCGGGAAGTGCGCCCCGAAACGCTGGAGCAGGGCTTTCGCGAGTTCCGTTTCGAGCTTGGCAAGGACAATCCGTTCGCCGGGAGCCCGTTCGGCAATCTGACGCGCGAGCAGCGGATCGCGCGGCTCGAGGCGATCGCCAAGCTGCTCGACGTCGCCTTCATCCTGCCCGGCACCAACATCCGCTACGGCATCGACGGGTTGATCGGCCTGATCCCCGTCATCGGCGACATCATCACCACGGCGATCTCGCTGTGGCTGGTGCGCGAGGCCCGCGCGTTGGGCGCGCCCTGGTATGTCACGGCCCGCATGCTCGGCAACGTCGCGCTCGACGGCGTGGTCGGCTTGGTCCCGTTCGCAGGCGACGCTTTCGACGTCGTGTTTCGCGCCAACATGCGAAACGTGCGTCTGCTCCGCCGCTGGCTCGACAAGCAGCCGCGGATGTGA
- a CDS encoding DUF5413 family protein, whose product MKRYLVFALVGPFVGGFLLLLTTTYQSGYWTQTSLGEVGKLFAVFFKTLQYSYLFGFLPSLMIGAIDDILVHIRRIGPGLRMLLVGLFAFVLASLTYSSRGPDSGAVQFILYGLVGFVPALISSWLVHKYIKEPQPMAAPT is encoded by the coding sequence ATGAAACGCTATCTGGTGTTTGCGCTGGTCGGCCCGTTCGTCGGCGGGTTCCTGCTGCTGCTGACGACGACCTACCAGTCCGGCTATTGGACCCAGACCAGTCTCGGCGAGGTCGGCAAGCTGTTCGCGGTGTTCTTCAAGACGCTGCAATACAGCTATCTGTTCGGCTTCCTGCCTTCGCTGATGATCGGCGCGATCGACGACATCCTGGTCCACATCAGGCGGATCGGACCGGGCTTGCGGATGCTCCTGGTCGGCCTGTTCGCCTTCGTGCTGGCCTCGCTCACCTATAGCTCGCGCGGGCCGGATTCGGGCGCGGTGCAGTTCATCCTGTACGGCCTGGTCGGGTTCGTGCCGGCGCTGATTTCGTCCTGGCTCGTGCATAAATACATCAAGGAGCCGCAGCCAATGGCGGCGCCGACCTGA